One Falsarthrobacter nasiphocae DNA segment encodes these proteins:
- a CDS encoding SseB family protein yields the protein MSLGLEAAVEAARSGEISDEELVTVFGDASVIYIGRLEDDDPTSFQPLVLSPPVAEGGEVQQMVVVFSDASRIPPEAPTQATMMLQVSGRQVIETLPEGLGVALNPGSEVSMELPPAAIPAVRGVLGSDTPSP from the coding sequence ATGTCGCTCGGGCTCGAGGCCGCCGTCGAGGCAGCCCGCTCCGGTGAGATCTCGGACGAGGAGCTCGTCACCGTCTTCGGCGACGCCTCGGTGATCTACATCGGGCGCCTCGAGGACGACGACCCGACCAGCTTCCAGCCCCTCGTCCTCAGCCCACCCGTGGCTGAGGGCGGGGAGGTCCAGCAGATGGTCGTCGTCTTCTCGGACGCCTCCCGCATTCCGCCGGAGGCGCCCACTCAGGCGACGATGATGCTGCAGGTCTCCGGGCGGCAGGTCATCGAGACGCTGCCCGAGGGGCTTGGCGTCGCGCTCAACCCGGGCTCCGAGGTCAGCATGGAGCTGCCGCCGGCCGCGATCCCCGCCGTGCGCGGCGTCCTCGGCTCAGACACCCCCAGCCCCTGA
- a CDS encoding SseB family protein, translated as MTENIGDNAADQQTSPSTSDTPVSPANPLEEALAKGQDGTMEQSDVILTFLNSTVILLSVEDPEANPDANLDPVALSGPNDEPMVAVFSDPSRVPAELGEQAPYGIGVQGATVVQSVGEGVGIMLNPGFELGFMIEPSGVQMIRTDFRPASEVQALQAEQQGTAAAQTNENHPVRPTSDPAGF; from the coding sequence ATGACTGAAAACATCGGCGACAACGCAGCCGACCAGCAGACGTCCCCCTCGACCTCCGACACCCCCGTGTCCCCCGCGAACCCCCTTGAAGAGGCGCTCGCCAAGGGCCAGGACGGGACCATGGAGCAGTCCGACGTCATCCTGACGTTCCTCAACTCCACCGTCATCCTCTTGAGCGTCGAAGACCCCGAGGCCAACCCGGATGCGAACCTCGATCCGGTGGCCCTGAGCGGCCCCAACGACGAGCCGATGGTCGCGGTCTTCTCCGATCCTTCGCGCGTCCCCGCCGAACTCGGTGAGCAGGCCCCGTACGGCATCGGCGTCCAGGGCGCCACGGTCGTCCAGTCCGTCGGCGAGGGCGTGGGCATCATGCTCAACCCGGGCTTCGAGCTGGGCTTCATGATCGAGCCCTCCGGCGTCCAGATGATCCGCACCGACTTCCGCCCCGCCTCCGAGGTCCAGGCCCTCCAGGCGGAGCAGCAGGGCACGGCCGCCGCGCAGACGAACGAGAACCACCCTGTTCGTCCGACGAGCGACCCCGCCGGCTTCTGA
- the dcd gene encoding dCTP deaminase gives MLLSDRDIRAALDHGRIGLEPADLDMIQPSSVDVRLDRFFRLFDNHKYANIDPAEEQEGLTRLVEVDPDEPFVLHPGEFVLGSTYETVTLGDDIAARLEGKSSLGRLGLLTHSTAGFIDPGFSGHVTLELSNVATLPIKLWPGSKIGQLCFFQLTSPAERPYGSDGRGNRYQGQRGPTPSRSHLNFHRTRVPGPEAG, from the coding sequence GTGCTCCTCTCTGATCGCGACATCCGCGCCGCCCTTGACCACGGCCGGATCGGCCTCGAGCCCGCTGACCTGGACATGATCCAGCCGTCAAGCGTTGACGTGCGCCTGGACCGGTTCTTCCGCCTGTTCGACAACCACAAGTACGCGAACATCGACCCAGCCGAGGAGCAGGAGGGCCTGACTCGGCTCGTCGAGGTGGACCCGGATGAGCCGTTCGTCCTCCATCCCGGGGAGTTCGTCCTGGGCTCGACCTACGAGACCGTCACGCTCGGCGACGACATCGCCGCTCGCCTCGAGGGCAAGTCCTCTCTCGGACGCCTCGGCCTGCTGACGCACTCCACCGCAGGGTTCATCGACCCGGGCTTCTCCGGCCACGTGACGCTGGAGCTCTCCAATGTCGCCACGCTCCCGATCAAGCTGTGGCCCGGCTCGAAGATCGGCCAGCTGTGCTTCTTCCAGCTGACGAGCCCTGCCGAGCGCCCCTACGGCTCAGACGGCCGCGGGAACCGCTACCAGGGCCAGCGCGGGCCGACGCCCTCCCGCTCCCACCTCAACTTCCACCGGACGCGCGTGCCCGGCCCGGAGGCCGGCTAG
- a CDS encoding MFS transporter — translation MSSPAATAPSNQPPAPRRGAVLSWALWDWGSSAFNAVMTTFVFTVWLTSPAFGPTEHSSTLLAWGLSLSGLVLAVIAPVLGQRSDASNRRRLWLAVNTGVVVLLCLCGALVTPDPGHLLLGIGIIAAATLFFELASVDYNAMLSDVSTPASAGRVSGFGWAMGYLGGIVALVIVLFGFIKPAFGLPVPQEDGWPFRLTALFSGIWFLAFALPLLVRGTGAAPQAPRSAPAGLLESYRILWRRLASLWRTDRHAIYFLGASAVFRDGLAAIFTLGGVIAVGTFGFTQAQVIVFAIAGNVVAALGALVGGRLEDRLGPKRIVMGSLVGLLIAAAGLLALGAGTHRVGGLEWTATTTFWVFGLFLCLFVGPAQSSSRSYLLRIAPAGHESEFFGLYATTGRAVSFLAPTLFGAFIVLGGQQIHGVIGIALVLAAGLALLAPIREPAVRRDEVRA, via the coding sequence ATGAGCAGCCCCGCCGCCACCGCCCCGAGCAACCAGCCGCCCGCGCCACGACGCGGCGCCGTCCTGTCCTGGGCTCTCTGGGACTGGGGCTCCAGCGCCTTCAACGCCGTCATGACGACGTTCGTCTTCACGGTCTGGCTGACGTCTCCCGCCTTCGGGCCCACGGAGCACTCCTCGACGCTCCTCGCGTGGGGCCTCAGCCTGTCCGGGCTCGTCCTGGCCGTCATCGCCCCCGTCCTCGGCCAGCGCAGCGACGCCTCCAACCGCCGCAGGCTGTGGCTCGCCGTCAACACGGGCGTCGTCGTTCTCCTGTGCCTCTGCGGGGCGCTCGTGACCCCCGACCCCGGCCACCTGCTCCTGGGGATCGGCATCATCGCGGCGGCCACCCTGTTCTTCGAGCTCGCCAGCGTGGACTACAACGCCATGCTCTCAGACGTCTCGACGCCCGCGAGCGCTGGGCGAGTCTCCGGCTTCGGCTGGGCCATGGGCTACCTCGGCGGGATCGTGGCCCTCGTGATCGTCCTCTTCGGCTTCATCAAGCCGGCCTTCGGGCTCCCCGTGCCTCAGGAGGACGGGTGGCCGTTCCGCCTGACGGCCCTCTTCTCCGGCATCTGGTTCCTTGCCTTCGCGCTGCCGCTCTTGGTTCGCGGGACGGGGGCTGCCCCGCAGGCGCCGCGCTCGGCCCCGGCCGGGCTGCTGGAGTCCTACCGCATCCTGTGGCGCCGCCTCGCGTCGCTGTGGCGGACGGACCGCCACGCGATCTACTTCTTGGGGGCCTCAGCCGTGTTCCGCGACGGTCTCGCCGCGATCTTCACGCTCGGCGGCGTCATCGCCGTCGGCACGTTCGGGTTCACTCAGGCTCAGGTCATCGTCTTCGCCATCGCAGGCAACGTCGTCGCCGCGCTCGGCGCGCTCGTGGGCGGCCGCCTGGAGGACAGGCTCGGGCCCAAGCGGATCGTCATGGGCTCGCTGGTCGGCCTCCTCATCGCGGCTGCGGGCCTCCTCGCCTTGGGTGCGGGCACTCACCGGGTCGGCGGGCTGGAGTGGACGGCAACGACGACGTTCTGGGTGTTCGGGCTCTTCCTCTGCCTGTTCGTGGGACCCGCTCAGTCCTCGAGCCGCTCCTACCTGCTGCGGATTGCCCCCGCAGGGCACGAGTCGGAGTTCTTCGGCCTCTACGCCACGACGGGCCGGGCCGTGAGCTTCCTGGCCCCGACGCTGTTCGGCGCGTTCATCGTCCTCGGAGGGCAGCAGATTCACGGCGTGATCGGCATTGCTCTTGTCCTCGCCGCGGGGCTCGCACTCCTCGCGCCGATCCGCGAGCCTGCGGTCCGCAGGGACGAGGTGCGCGCGTAG
- a CDS encoding Na+/H+ antiporter subunit A, whose product MLPALTVLTLNAVLAPFLFRWLGRRSFYALAVAPAGVFVWLLTVAVRGTEGMELSFPWIPELGVSLALRMDPLSLMLSMLVTGIGALVLAYCAQYFLKANRTAVGHAMFAGQLTAFAAAMFLLVTADDLMILFIAWEATTVLSYLMIGFSRTRLTARRAALQALIVTTAGGLSMLVGFLILASAAGTMRISSIVERLAAGTVDAPEGFIVAAAVLVFVGAASKSALVPSHFWLPGAMAAPTPVSAYLHAAAMVKAGIYLVARFAPAFLHVDAWLWLVVLGGVATMLLGGYRALRQFDLKLILAYGTVSQLGFLTLVVGLGKPEFLHAGAALLMGHALFKATLFLVVGIIDQCTGTRDIRQLAGLARRAPILFATALVAAASMAGVPFTLGFVAKESVLEALLHGATDPLGVVALIGAVLGSILTVAYSGRFVLGAFGDGRFFKVTEARVVRRIAPSFAAPAIVLAVLTVVFGVFPAPIEALVHGVGETGQALLGEHGKLPHLAIWHGFTTALLLSALCLGVGAALILGRARVSRVQDALGGSLEGDPPLRRLDAERLYRQSVGALDDFAIWLTGRTQRGSVGFYVSIILAVAVSAPLVAYVAGGGSFGLRLHLADSAAQIVIVVVVGIAALAAVKADKRFLAVLLVSVVGYGMAVIYALQGAPDLALTQVLVETVVTVAMVLALRVLPARMEPAWQSRHKLIRAVLGVAFGTGMVFLAAAAMNARESLPVSLEFPRLAYDGGGGANIVNVTLVDIRAWDTFGEVSVLAIAATGVASLIFVSGRGDQQLHAGFSSQVASGAVQRGGAHDADRFSEAPRSPWITAGHTLDSGSRSIMLEVVVRIVFHTLIIVSVYLLVAGHNAPGGGFAAGLMAGLALAVRYFAGGRYELYEAMPISAGTMLGSGLGIIALSAIVPLFFGGEVLQAAIVQGTVPLLGGYKFTTSTIFDIGVFLIVVGLVSDVLRSFGSRLDWLAGRQQISSDRGPDNAVTEAEAAETKGAQA is encoded by the coding sequence TTGCTCCCAGCTTTGACCGTTCTCACCCTCAACGCCGTCCTTGCCCCCTTCTTGTTCCGGTGGCTCGGCCGGCGGTCCTTCTACGCGCTCGCCGTGGCCCCGGCCGGGGTGTTCGTGTGGCTGTTGACGGTGGCGGTCCGGGGAACCGAGGGCATGGAGCTGTCCTTCCCGTGGATCCCGGAGCTCGGCGTCTCGCTGGCCCTGCGCATGGACCCGCTGTCCCTCATGCTCTCGATGCTCGTCACGGGCATCGGCGCGCTGGTCCTGGCCTATTGCGCCCAGTACTTCCTCAAGGCCAACCGAACAGCCGTGGGCCACGCCATGTTCGCGGGTCAGCTGACGGCGTTCGCCGCGGCCATGTTCCTCCTCGTCACGGCTGACGACCTCATGATCCTCTTCATCGCGTGGGAGGCCACGACGGTCCTCTCCTACCTGATGATCGGCTTCTCGAGGACTCGCCTGACCGCTCGGCGTGCGGCTCTCCAGGCGCTCATTGTCACGACGGCGGGCGGCCTGTCCATGCTCGTGGGCTTCCTCATCCTGGCCTCGGCGGCTGGGACCATGCGGATCTCCAGCATCGTGGAGAGGCTCGCGGCCGGGACGGTTGACGCGCCTGAAGGGTTCATCGTGGCCGCGGCGGTCCTCGTGTTCGTGGGCGCCGCGAGCAAGTCCGCGCTCGTGCCGAGCCACTTCTGGCTCCCGGGCGCCATGGCGGCCCCGACCCCCGTCTCGGCCTACCTGCACGCCGCCGCCATGGTCAAGGCGGGCATCTACCTCGTGGCCCGCTTTGCCCCAGCGTTCCTTCACGTTGACGCCTGGCTGTGGCTCGTGGTCCTCGGCGGCGTCGCCACGATGCTCCTCGGCGGCTACCGCGCCCTGAGGCAGTTCGATCTCAAGCTCATCCTCGCCTACGGCACCGTCAGCCAACTGGGCTTCCTGACCCTCGTTGTGGGCCTGGGAAAGCCCGAGTTCTTGCACGCCGGGGCGGCGCTGCTCATGGGCCATGCCCTGTTCAAGGCCACGCTGTTCCTCGTCGTCGGCATCATTGACCAGTGCACCGGCACGCGAGACATCCGGCAGCTGGCCGGCCTCGCGCGGCGCGCTCCCATCCTGTTCGCGACGGCCCTCGTGGCGGCCGCATCGATGGCCGGAGTGCCGTTCACGCTGGGCTTCGTGGCGAAGGAGTCGGTCCTCGAGGCGCTCCTGCATGGGGCCACGGACCCGCTCGGCGTTGTGGCCCTCATCGGCGCCGTCCTGGGGTCCATCCTCACCGTGGCCTACAGCGGGCGGTTCGTCCTCGGCGCCTTCGGCGACGGCCGCTTCTTCAAGGTCACGGAGGCCCGGGTCGTGAGGCGGATCGCGCCGTCGTTCGCGGCTCCGGCCATCGTCCTCGCGGTGCTCACCGTGGTGTTCGGCGTGTTCCCTGCCCCCATCGAGGCCCTCGTCCACGGGGTCGGGGAGACGGGTCAGGCCCTCCTCGGGGAGCACGGCAAGCTCCCGCACTTGGCCATCTGGCACGGGTTCACGACTGCCCTGCTGCTGTCCGCGCTCTGCCTCGGAGTGGGTGCCGCGCTCATCCTGGGCCGCGCCCGTGTGAGCCGCGTCCAGGACGCGCTCGGGGGCAGCCTCGAGGGGGACCCGCCCCTCAGGCGGCTGGACGCGGAGCGCCTGTACCGCCAGAGCGTCGGCGCCCTCGACGACTTCGCGATCTGGCTGACCGGCCGCACCCAGCGGGGCTCCGTGGGGTTCTACGTCTCCATCATTCTCGCCGTGGCCGTCTCCGCGCCGCTGGTGGCCTACGTGGCGGGCGGCGGCTCCTTCGGCCTGCGCCTTCACCTTGCGGACTCGGCGGCGCAGATCGTCATCGTCGTCGTCGTCGGCATCGCAGCGCTCGCGGCCGTCAAGGCGGACAAGCGCTTCCTCGCCGTTCTCCTCGTCTCCGTGGTCGGCTACGGCATGGCCGTGATCTACGCGCTGCAGGGGGCGCCGGACCTCGCCCTCACGCAGGTCCTCGTGGAGACCGTGGTCACTGTGGCCATGGTCCTCGCCCTGCGCGTCCTGCCGGCCCGCATGGAGCCGGCGTGGCAGTCGCGGCACAAGCTGATTCGGGCGGTGCTGGGCGTCGCGTTCGGCACGGGCATGGTCTTCCTGGCTGCCGCGGCGATGAACGCCCGCGAGAGCCTGCCGGTCTCCCTCGAGTTCCCTCGCCTGGCCTATGACGGCGGCGGGGGCGCCAACATCGTCAACGTGACCCTCGTGGACATCCGCGCGTGGGACACGTTCGGTGAGGTCTCCGTCCTCGCCATCGCGGCCACGGGGGTGGCGAGCCTCATCTTCGTCTCGGGCCGCGGGGACCAGCAGCTCCACGCGGGCTTCTCTTCTCAGGTCGCCTCTGGCGCGGTGCAGCGGGGAGGGGCGCACGACGCCGACCGCTTCAGCGAGGCGCCGCGGAGCCCCTGGATCACCGCGGGGCACACCCTGGACTCGGGGTCGCGCTCCATCATGCTCGAGGTGGTCGTGCGGATTGTGTTCCACACGCTGATCATCGTCTCCGTCTACCTTCTCGTCGCCGGCCACAACGCGCCGGGCGGCGGCTTTGCTGCGGGCCTCATGGCGGGTCTCGCGCTCGCTGTCCGGTACTTTGCCGGGGGCCGCTACGAGCTGTACGAGGCCATGCCGATCTCCGCCGGGACCATGCTCGGCAGCGGGCTCGGGATCATCGCCCTGTCGGCGATCGTTCCGCTGTTCTTCGGCGGCGAGGTCCTGCAGGCGGCCATCGTCCAGGGCACCGTGCCGCTGCTCGGCGGGTACAAGTTCACGACGAGCACGATCTTCGACATCGGTGTGTTCCTCATCGTCGTCGGCCTCGTCTCTGACGTGCTCCGCAGCTTCGGCTCGAGGCTTGACTGGCTCGCGGGCAGGCAGCAGATCTCCTCAGACCGAGGCCCGGACAACGCGGTCACCGAGGCCGAGGCCGCCGAGACGAAGGGAGCGCAGGCATGA
- a CDS encoding NADH-quinone oxidoreductase subunit K produces the protein MSANLTLLVLMGVLYAAGVYLLLDKSLTRILLALTLITNATNLLLITTGGLAGIAPLVVKGADPSEYNDPLPQVFVLTSIVISFAITAFMLGIIYRTWVIRRRDEIERDEEDAVVAAKESYDAEEDADVVHEDTEFTKEHEG, from the coding sequence ATGAGCGCCAACCTCACACTCCTCGTGCTGATGGGCGTGCTCTACGCGGCGGGGGTCTACCTGCTGCTGGACAAGTCCCTGACGCGCATCCTCCTGGCCCTGACGCTCATCACGAACGCCACGAACCTCCTGCTCATCACGACGGGCGGGCTGGCGGGAATCGCGCCGCTCGTGGTCAAGGGCGCGGACCCGTCCGAGTACAACGACCCGCTGCCCCAGGTGTTCGTGCTGACGTCCATCGTCATCAGCTTCGCCATCACGGCCTTCATGCTCGGCATCATCTACCGGACCTGGGTCATCCGCCGCCGGGACGAGATCGAGCGAGACGAGGAGGACGCCGTCGTCGCAGCGAAGGAGTCGTACGACGCAGAGGAAGACGCGGACGTCGTCCACGAAGACACCGAGTTCACCAAGGAGCACGAGGGATGA
- a CDS encoding Na+/H+ antiporter subunit D: MDTTAAAPFAIGLPFLGAAAAFLVARHPGIQRIIAIVSLTLTLILESSLLISTILHGPTAVYLGGWAPPFGISMVVDAFASFMLVVSTLVSLAVLVFATGQDAEESEQDGPVSIFHPTYLILVGGVSNAFLAGDLFNLYVGFEILLTASYVLMTLGATDARIRAALTYVVVSVVSSVLFLLAIGLVYAATGTVNMADVAMKLSALPHGTQMALHALLLVAFCIKAAVFPLSFWLPDSYPTAPAPVTAVFAGLLTKVGVYAIIRTETLLFPGDDFNTILMVAGAVTMIVGILGALAQFDLKRLLSFTLVSHIGYLIFGIGTGSIVGLGASVYYVAHHIIVQTSLFLVAGLIERVRGVTNIERLGGLAKSLPFVSLLFFIPAMNLAGIPPMSGFLGKVGLIQAGIMLDTPVAWIAVAASIVTSLLTLMAIARVWNRAFWREQGESTAAEAEVGREDDQSGQPLTRSMVAATLSLVLAGLALTVVAGPLYRMSGATANELIERTPYIEAVMGEERLSEVPATHGGTAPSPAPKGGQ, translated from the coding sequence ATCGACACGACCGCCGCCGCGCCGTTCGCCATCGGCCTCCCCTTCCTGGGGGCGGCCGCCGCGTTCCTCGTGGCCCGCCACCCGGGCATTCAGCGCATCATCGCCATCGTCTCGCTGACCCTGACGCTCATCCTCGAGTCCTCGCTCCTCATCTCGACGATTCTGCACGGGCCCACCGCGGTCTATCTCGGCGGATGGGCGCCGCCCTTCGGCATCTCGATGGTCGTGGACGCGTTCGCGAGCTTCATGCTCGTGGTCTCCACGCTCGTGTCCCTCGCCGTCCTCGTGTTCGCCACGGGTCAGGACGCGGAGGAGTCGGAACAGGACGGGCCTGTCTCGATCTTCCACCCCACCTATCTCATCCTCGTTGGCGGCGTCTCCAACGCGTTCCTCGCCGGGGACCTGTTCAACCTCTATGTCGGGTTCGAGATCCTCCTGACGGCGAGCTACGTGCTCATGACCCTCGGGGCAACCGATGCCAGAATCCGGGCGGCGCTCACCTACGTCGTCGTCTCCGTGGTGTCCTCCGTGCTGTTCCTCCTGGCCATCGGGCTCGTTTACGCGGCCACCGGCACCGTGAACATGGCGGACGTGGCGATGAAGCTCTCGGCCCTGCCGCACGGCACGCAGATGGCGCTTCACGCCCTCCTGCTCGTGGCGTTCTGCATCAAGGCGGCTGTGTTCCCGCTGTCCTTCTGGCTCCCGGACTCCTACCCCACGGCGCCCGCGCCCGTCACGGCGGTGTTCGCGGGCCTGCTGACCAAGGTCGGCGTCTACGCGATCATCCGCACCGAGACCCTGCTCTTTCCCGGGGACGACTTCAACACGATCCTCATGGTCGCCGGCGCGGTGACGATGATCGTGGGCATCCTCGGCGCGCTCGCGCAGTTCGACCTCAAGCGCCTCTTGTCCTTCACCCTCGTCAGCCACATCGGCTACCTGATCTTCGGCATCGGCACGGGGTCAATCGTGGGGCTAGGGGCCTCCGTGTACTACGTGGCGCACCACATCATCGTCCAGACCTCCCTCTTCCTCGTGGCGGGCCTGATCGAGCGGGTGCGCGGCGTGACCAACATCGAGCGCCTTGGAGGCCTGGCGAAGAGCCTGCCGTTCGTCTCCCTCCTGTTCTTCATCCCCGCCATGAACCTCGCTGGCATCCCGCCCATGTCCGGCTTCCTCGGCAAGGTGGGACTCATCCAGGCGGGCATCATGCTGGACACACCCGTGGCCTGGATTGCCGTCGCTGCCTCCATCGTGACGAGCCTGCTGACCCTCATGGCCATAGCCCGCGTGTGGAACCGCGCCTTCTGGCGCGAGCAGGGCGAGTCCACTGCGGCCGAGGCGGAGGTGGGGCGGGAGGACGACCAGTCCGGGCAGCCCCTGACCCGCTCGATGGTCGCGGCCACCCTCTCGCTCGTCCTCGCCGGCCTCGCCCTGACCGTCGTCGCAGGCCCGCTCTACCGTATGTCGGGGGCCACGGCGAATGAGCTCATCGAGCGCACGCCGTACATTGAGGCGGTCATGGGCGAAGAGCGCCTGAGCGAGGTTCCCGCGACCCACGGCGGCACCGCGCCCAGCCCCGCACCGAAGGGAGGCCAGTGA
- a CDS encoding Na+/H+ antiporter subunit E, whose amino-acid sequence MKQDHLSINDIGQPDENGIHPDDAPHLDPESTDVPTTARRRRPVPLRKELPLLIWLVGVWLALSRDLSVMNIVFSVLIVWVVTHVFRLPPVELAGRFNPFKALVMVGSLTWQSLIASIRVFHLAVTEGPRARSSIIKVQLVTHDDLVLTAVSHALAIVPGSIVCEVDRDAAILYVHVLGVSTDEAADDFIREAHETEYRILDILGRQDERERAAARRLSARGPHGRQRARTHDTVSSSGASAAQGGTR is encoded by the coding sequence ATGAAGCAGGACCACCTGAGCATCAACGACATCGGCCAGCCGGATGAGAACGGCATCCACCCGGACGACGCGCCGCACCTGGACCCCGAGTCCACGGATGTTCCGACGACGGCCCGGCGCCGGCGCCCGGTCCCGCTCCGCAAGGAGCTGCCGCTGCTCATCTGGCTTGTGGGCGTGTGGCTCGCCCTGTCCCGGGACCTCAGCGTCATGAACATCGTCTTCTCGGTGCTCATCGTCTGGGTGGTCACGCATGTCTTCCGTCTGCCCCCCGTGGAGCTCGCGGGGCGGTTCAACCCGTTCAAGGCCCTCGTCATGGTGGGCTCGCTGACGTGGCAGTCTCTCATTGCGAGCATCCGGGTGTTCCACCTGGCGGTGACGGAGGGGCCGCGCGCGCGCTCGTCGATCATCAAGGTCCAACTGGTCACGCATGACGACCTGGTGCTGACAGCGGTCTCCCATGCCCTGGCCATCGTCCCGGGCTCGATCGTCTGCGAAGTGGACCGCGACGCGGCCATCCTCTATGTCCACGTCCTGGGGGTCTCCACGGATGAGGCCGCGGACGACTTCATCCGCGAGGCCCACGAGACGGAGTACCGGATCCTCGACATCCTCGGCAGGCAGGACGAGCGGGAGCGCGCCGCGGCTCGCCGCCTCTCCGCACGGGGCCCCCACGGGCGCCAGCGCGCCCGCACTCACGACACGGTGAGCTCGTCTGGAGCGAGCGCCGCCCAGGGAGGCACCCGATGA
- a CDS encoding monovalent cation/H+ antiporter complex subunit F, which yields MSFLHYCTVLAGALLSVAALASLVRIQRGPRLLDRVIAVDVLVTVFVGALCVYMTTSKVADHLTLLLVLSVVAWVATLSFSIFLASRKENERS from the coding sequence ATGAGCTTTCTCCACTACTGCACCGTCCTCGCCGGGGCTCTGTTGAGCGTCGCTGCGCTGGCCTCGCTCGTGCGCATCCAGCGCGGGCCCCGCCTCCTGGACCGGGTCATCGCCGTGGACGTCCTCGTGACGGTGTTCGTCGGGGCGCTCTGCGTCTACATGACGACGTCCAAGGTCGCCGATCACCTGACGCTCCTCCTCGTCCTCTCGGTCGTGGCCTGGGTGGCGACGCTGTCCTTCTCGATCTTCCTCGCGTCCCGAAAGGAGAACGAGCGCTCATGA
- the mnhG gene encoding monovalent cation/H(+) antiporter subunit G — protein MIVDIVAGVLLVGGAFWALAAAVGILRFPSDMARLHAASKPQVIGLLMMLVAVGLTIGDWRLVPFLALVWVLQLVTVPISAHITARTAHRTASTPYQDLVRDDLAAELDEGR, from the coding sequence ATGATTGTCGACATTGTCGCGGGCGTCTTGCTTGTCGGCGGTGCCTTCTGGGCGCTGGCCGCCGCCGTCGGAATCCTCCGCTTCCCGTCTGACATGGCCCGGCTGCACGCCGCTTCCAAGCCGCAGGTCATCGGCCTGCTCATGATGCTCGTGGCCGTGGGGCTCACGATCGGCGACTGGCGCCTCGTGCCCTTCTTGGCCCTCGTCTGGGTGCTGCAGCTCGTGACCGTGCCCATCTCCGCGCACATCACGGCCCGCACGGCCCACCGGACGGCGAGCACCCCGTACCAGGATCTCGTCCGCGACGACCTGGCCGCCGAGCTGGATGAGGGCCGCTGA
- a CDS encoding DUF4235 domain-containing protein, producing MQPIIKLLGTAASIGAGFVSAKVVDIIWEKTTGHKAPKKGEDVDQSFVQAIVFAVVSATVSAVITQAVKKGQNKVLKGFNRSRTEVA from the coding sequence GTGCAGCCCATCATCAAGCTTCTCGGCACGGCCGCCAGCATCGGAGCAGGCTTCGTGAGCGCCAAGGTCGTCGACATCATCTGGGAGAAGACCACCGGACACAAGGCTCCCAAGAAGGGCGAGGACGTGGACCAGTCCTTCGTCCAGGCCATCGTGTTCGCGGTCGTCTCCGCCACGGTGTCCGCCGTCATCACCCAGGCCGTCAAGAAGGGCCAGAACAAGGTCCTCAAGGGCTTCAACCGCTCCCGGACCGAGGTCGCGTAA
- a CDS encoding ECF transporter S component codes for MTTTRGTTSQAASARRGWTTIDIVIAALVAVFGGVFFWAWNAFYGVISGAFAAFPPMGGLVIGAWLLPGVLGALIVRKPGAAIFCEVVAAVGEALVGSQWGMAVLLSGIVQGLGAELAFAAFRYRRFTLPVAMLAGAGAGLFGTFNDAFISGYYAEWVIAWKLIYMVFGIISGALVAGLVSWLMTRGVAATGALSGLASRNAHREPAL; via the coding sequence ATGACCACCACACGCGGAACCACCTCGCAGGCCGCGTCGGCCCGTCGCGGCTGGACCACCATCGACATCGTCATCGCCGCCCTTGTCGCCGTGTTCGGCGGCGTCTTCTTCTGGGCGTGGAACGCGTTCTACGGCGTCATCAGCGGGGCATTCGCGGCCTTTCCCCCGATGGGCGGCCTCGTGATCGGCGCGTGGCTCCTCCCGGGTGTCCTGGGCGCGCTCATCGTCCGCAAGCCGGGCGCGGCCATTTTCTGCGAGGTCGTGGCGGCGGTCGGGGAGGCCCTCGTCGGCTCGCAGTGGGGCATGGCCGTCCTCCTCTCCGGCATCGTCCAGGGCCTGGGCGCGGAGCTCGCCTTCGCGGCCTTCCGCTACCGCCGCTTCACCCTGCCCGTCGCCATGCTCGCGGGCGCGGGGGCGGGCCTCTTCGGCACGTTCAACGACGCGTTCATCAGCGGCTACTACGCCGAGTGGGTCATCGCCTGGAAGCTCATCTACATGGTCTTCGGCATCATCTCGGGTGCCCTCGTCGCTGGCCTGGTCTCCTGGCTCATGACGCGCGGCGTGGCCGCCACGGGCGCGCTCTCGGGCCTCGCCTCGCGCAACGCGCACCGCGAGCCTGCGCTCTAG